The window TCGGTGGTGATGCAATGAAGGAAGACATCGCATTTGCCGGGCCGCGCGCCGAGCGTTTCGGCGATGCGCTGGAGGAGCACCTCGTCGAGGCCCGCCGTTTGCATCCGGATATGCACAGCGGTCGTGAATTCTTTTTCGGCATCTTCGATGGGGAAGATTTCGATGGCAACCAGGCCGGGTGCCTGGCCGCGGTGGCTGACGCGGGCGCGCATCATGACGATCATGTCCTGCACCAGGAGACCGACTTTCTGTTCGTAGAGGTCGGAGAAGACGGTGACTTCGACGTGGCCTTCGAGGGTTTCGAGAGTGAGGAAAGCCATTTTCGCGCCGCGGCCGGTAATGTGGAGTTTGACGCCGGAGACAATCCCGCCGAGGGTGACCTCCTGGTTCTCGCGGAGTTCCGGAAGGTCGCCAAGGCGAATGGTGGAGAAGCGTTTGAGCGTATCGGCATACCGGGCGAGCGGATGGCTGCTGACATAGAGGCCGAGCATTTCTTTCTCGTACTGGAGCAGTTCGCTTTCGGGCCATTCGAACAGGTCGGGGCGCGCGTGCATGACTTGTTCCTGCTGCGCGTCGCCGAGCATATCGAAGAGGGAGGTCTGGCCCGCAGCGCGGTCGCGCTGGGCGATTTGACCTTCTTGGAGGGCCGTTTCGATAACGGCCTCGACTTGGCGCCGGTTCCAGCCGGACGAGAGGAACGCGCCCGCCTTGTTCAGGCTCTCGATGAGGCGTTTGTTGACCATTCGCGCGTCGAGCCGGGAGCAAAAGTCGAAAATATCGCCGTAGGGGCCGTTTTCGTCGCGTTCGCGGACGATGGCGTCCGCGGGGCCTTCGCCGACGTTCTTGACGGCGCCCATGCCGAAACGGATGGCGTCGCCTTCGACGGAGAACATGGTCTCGCTCTTGTTGACGTCGGGCGGGAGCACCTCGATGTTCATGCGCCGGCATTCATCGACGTAGAGAGCGATCTTTTCGAGGTTGCCGCGTTCGCTCGTGAGCAGCGCGCACATGAACTCGACGGGGTAGTGTGCCTTGAGATAGGCGGTTTGGTAGGCGACGAAGGCGTAGGCGACACTGTGGGATTTGTTGAACCCGTATCCGGCGAAGGTCTCGATCTTGTCGAAGAGCTCGCCAATAAGCGAATCGCTTATCCCGGACTTGCGGCAGCCTTCGGTGAAGATCTGGCGCTGATTGGCCATTTCTTCGGGCTTCTTCTTGGACATGACGCGGCGGAGAATGTCGGCTTGGGCAAGGCTATAGCCCGCGATTGCCTGCACGATCTGCATGACCTGTTCCTGATACACGGCGATGCCGTAGGTCTCGCGCAGAATAGGCTCGAGCAGGGGATGATCGAAT of the Candidatus Hydrogenedentota bacterium genome contains:
- the dnaE gene encoding DNA polymerase III subunit alpha, whose amino-acid sequence is MGFVDYFLVVWDLIKYAREHDIPVGPGRGSGAGSLTAYALRITNIDPMRYKLLFERFLNPDRISMPDFDIDFCYERRGEMIEYARQKYGPGNVSQIITFGRMLARNVIRNVGRVMGMPYGDVDRIAKLIPEESKITLEKALEKEPELRALVESDPQIARLWRLATRLEGTVGNIGTHAAGVVICDQPLTEHVPLFKASASETVVTQFEMGGVEQTGLLKMDFLGLRTLTVVHEAVRLVRENRNISIDIDALEPNDERTYALLRSGHTTGVFQLESSGMRELTKRIGLQSLEEMSALVALYRPGPMQFVDTYIQNKFHPEQTRFDHPLLEPILRETYGIAVYQEQVMQIVQAIAGYSLAQADILRRVMSKKKPEEMANQRQIFTEGCRKSGISDSLIGELFDKIETFAGYGFNKSHSVAYAFVAYQTAYLKAHYPVEFMCALLTSERGNLEKIALYVDECRRMNIEVLPPDVNKSETMFSVEGDAIRFGMGAVKNVGEGPADAIVRERDENGPYGDIFDFCSRLDARMVNKRLIESLNKAGAFLSSGWNRRQVEAVIETALQEGQIAQRDRAAGQTSLFDMLGDAQQEQVMHARPDLFEWPESELLQYEKEMLGLYVSSHPLARYADTLKRFSTIRLGDLPELRENQEVTLGGIVSGVKLHITGRGAKMAFLTLETLEGHVEVTVFSDLYEQKVGLLVQDMIVMMRARVSHRGQAPGLVAIEIFPIEDAEKEFTTAVHIRMQTAGLDEVLLQRIAETLGARPGKCDVFLHCITTERDEVTVHATGSCRVAPSRALRQEIENVLGEGCLWFSAGMGLPSHTPAPTAAPEEPRWRNRRSGGQ